The Pseudomonas fluorescens genome segment GGGCGAACGCCGATATCGGAAGAAGGAGTCCGGCGAACAACGGCACAATCATCGAACAGCAACAGATATTGACCACGCAAAACCTGGCAATCCTGTTTGATGATTTGGACCTGAAGACGCTGTTACATGATCGCTTGGGTTCAATGGCCGAGGCATGTTTCAAATGGATCTGCGGTCGGCAGCAGATGCAGATCAAGTTCTACCATGCACGTCTGGTTATGTTGAAAAACACAGCGTATGCGTGGCGCCAGATGATGTTTTATCTGTCGATGCTGGATCAGTCTCGATTGGAGAGTGTGCTTGGAAACATTGAAGTGCATTTTGCGGCTCAATCCAGCGCATTTCAGGGGCGATTTCTTCCCGCCATGATCGGCTTGCGCATGGCGGTATCTGGGTGTCGGTTGACTTCGGCTCACCAAGAGCGTGAGGGAAGTAAGGTTTTTCTGGGGTGGACCACTGAACGGCACTGGCTAATGCCTTCCTAGATATCGGAAAGCTCCCGGCGTAACGAAAAGCCTGCCTTCAAAAGCAGGCTTTTCGCATTTTCAGAGATGCCTTCATTTGTAGCTCAAGTGCCTACGAAACCTTCACTTGCAGCCTGTCAACGCCGCCCGGTCCGCGTACTCACGTCCACCCAGACAGCCAGCACCAGAATGCTGCCTTTGACGATCATCTGCCAGTAACTGTCGACGTCGAGCATGGACATGCCATTGTCCAGGCTGGTGATGACCAGTGCGCCGAGGAGGGCGCCATAGACTGTGCCGGAACCGCCGCGCATCGAGGTGCCGCCGATGAAGCAGGCGGCGATGGCGTCGAGTTCGCCCATGCTGCCGGCCGAAGGCGAGCCGGCGGCCAGGCGCGCAGTGTTGACCACGCCGGCGAGGGCACACATCACGCCCATGATGCCGAAAATCCAGAGCTTCACGGCCTGCACATTGATACCGGACAGGCGCGTCGCTTCCATGTTGCTGCCCACGGAATAGACGCGTCGGCCGAACACGGTCTGGCTGGTTACGTAACTGAAGCCGCCCAGCAGGATCAGCAAAAGCAGGACCGGTACGGGAATGCCGTCATAGCTGTTGAGGGTCTGGACGAAACCTGCCAGTACCGCGCCGATCAACAACACCCGTGCCACGTCACGCACCAGTGAATGTGGCGCGAGGCCGTGAAGGGCCCGATTGCGCCGTTGCTTCCAGGTCAGGAACAACGTCAGTGCGAACAGCAGGACGCCCAGGCCGGTGCCGATCGCATGTGGCAGATAACCCTGGCCAATGTAGACGAGTTCCGGCGACACCGGCGCAATGGTCGTGCCGCCGGTGATCCCCAGTAAAATCCCGCGGAACGCCAGCATGCCGCCCAGCCCGACGATGAACGACGGAATGCGCAGGTAGGCCGCCATGTAGCCATTGGCGAGGCCGATCAGCAGGCCGCACACCACCACAAGGCTCAGGTTCGCCAGCAACGGTACGTGATAGACAACATCGAGAATGGCTGCCACGCCACCGAGCAGACCCAGCAATGAGCCGACCGACAGATCGATCTCACCGCTGATGATCACCAGCACCATGCCGCAAGCGAGAATCCCGGTAATCGACATCTGACGCAGCAGGTTGGAGAGGTTGCGCGGTGTCAGGAATCCGCCCTCGGTCTGCCAGCTGAAGAACAGCCAGATCAACGCCACGGCGAACACCAGTGCGAGCATCTTGTAGCGGGTGAAGAGTTGTTTGACCTGATTCATTTACGCGGATTTCCGAGCTTTATTGTTATGGCTGTCGGGCTGGCTGAGCGCCGCGGCGAGCACCTGTTCCTGGGTGAGTTCATGGTTGATGAAGTCACCCCGCAGTTGACCTTCGCCGATTACCAGGACGCGGTCGGAAACGCCGAGCACTTCGGCCAGCTCCGAAGACACCATGATGATCGACACACCTTCGGCAGCCAGCATCCCCATCAGTTTGTAGATCTCGTACTTGGCGCCGACATCCACCCCTCGGGTTGGCTCGTCGAGAATCAGCACCCGGGGCCTGGTCAGCAGCATCTTCGCCAACACGGCTTTTTGTTGATTGCCCCCGGACAGGCTGGTGATCGGCAGAAACGGGCTCGCGGTCTTGAGGTGCAGGCGCGAAATTTCCCGATCGATGCTGCTCAGTTCAGCTTCGGCGTCGATGCGGGTCAGTTTCGAGTAACTGTCCAGCACCGCCAGGGTGATGTTCTGACCGACGCCCAGATCGGGAATGATTCCCTGGCGTTTGCGATCCTCGGGTACCAGGCATACGCCGGCGCGGATTGACTTGAGCGGCGTGCGGGTGTCGATGGGTTGGCCGTCCAGCCAGACTTCACCTTCGTGGTGACCGGGGTAGGCACCGAACAGCGCGGTCACCAGCTCCGTACGGCCGGCACCGACCAGCCCGGCGATGCCGAGGATTTCCCCGCGTTTGAGGCTGAACGAAACATCGTCGACCCGTTTGCGCTTGGGGTTGTCGACGTCGTAGCAGGTGATGTGGCGCGCCTCGAAAATCACCTCGCCGATGTCGTGTGGTTCGGTGGGGTAGAGGTTGCTCATTTCCCGACCGACCATCTGGGTGATGATCTGTGGAATATCCATATCCGCCATGGCAGTCGTGGCGATGTGTTTGCCGTCGCGGATCACCGAAATGGTGTCACACACGGCGGCCACTTCATCGAGCTTGTGGGAGATGTAGACGCAGGCGACACCTTTGGCCTTGAGATCGCGGATGATGTCCAGCAACACCTCGATTTCCGAACGGGTCAGGGCCGAAGACGGCTCGTCGAGGATCAGCAGGCGTGCCTGTTTGTTCAGGGCCTTGGCGATTTCCACCAGTTGCTGATAGCCGCCGCCGTACTGCGAAACCGGCAGCGACACGTTCATGTCCGGCACTTTCAGCTCACGCATCAGGGCTTCGGCGCGGTGGATCATCGCCGGGTAATTCATCCGCCCACCCGGCAACGTCAGCTCATGGCCCATGAAAATGTTCTCGGCCACCGAGAGGTCGGGAACCAGCGTCAGTTCCTGGTGAATGATCACGATGCCGGCGGCTTCCGTTTCGCTGATCGATTGCGCCTTGAGCGGTTGACCGTCCCACAGGATTTCACCGTCCCAGGTGCCATGGGGATAAACCGCAGACAGGATTTTCATCAGCGTGGACTTGCCGGCACCATTCTCGCCGCACAGCCCGACGCACTCGCCCGGCCGGACCTTGAGGTCGATACCGTTGAGTGCTTTGACACCGCCGAAGGTTTTGACGATGCCGTTCATTTGCAGCAGATAGTCGGACATGGAGAGGGCTCGCATAG includes the following:
- a CDS encoding sugar ABC transporter permease, yielding MNQVKQLFTRYKMLALVFAVALIWLFFSWQTEGGFLTPRNLSNLLRQMSITGILACGMVLVIISGEIDLSVGSLLGLLGGVAAILDVVYHVPLLANLSLVVVCGLLIGLANGYMAAYLRIPSFIVGLGGMLAFRGILLGITGGTTIAPVSPELVYIGQGYLPHAIGTGLGVLLFALTLFLTWKQRRNRALHGLAPHSLVRDVARVLLIGAVLAGFVQTLNSYDGIPVPVLLLLILLGGFSYVTSQTVFGRRVYSVGSNMEATRLSGINVQAVKLWIFGIMGVMCALAGVVNTARLAAGSPSAGSMGELDAIAACFIGGTSMRGGSGTVYGALLGALVITSLDNGMSMLDVDSYWQMIVKGSILVLAVWVDVSTRTGRR
- the xylG gene encoding D-xylose ABC transporter ATP-binding protein codes for the protein MSDYLLQMNGIVKTFGGVKALNGIDLKVRPGECVGLCGENGAGKSTLMKILSAVYPHGTWDGEILWDGQPLKAQSISETEAAGIVIIHQELTLVPDLSVAENIFMGHELTLPGGRMNYPAMIHRAEALMRELKVPDMNVSLPVSQYGGGYQQLVEIAKALNKQARLLILDEPSSALTRSEIEVLLDIIRDLKAKGVACVYISHKLDEVAAVCDTISVIRDGKHIATTAMADMDIPQIITQMVGREMSNLYPTEPHDIGEVIFEARHITCYDVDNPKRKRVDDVSFSLKRGEILGIAGLVGAGRTELVTALFGAYPGHHEGEVWLDGQPIDTRTPLKSIRAGVCLVPEDRKRQGIIPDLGVGQNITLAVLDSYSKLTRIDAEAELSSIDREISRLHLKTASPFLPITSLSGGNQQKAVLAKMLLTRPRVLILDEPTRGVDVGAKYEIYKLMGMLAAEGVSIIMVSSELAEVLGVSDRVLVIGEGQLRGDFINHELTQEQVLAAALSQPDSHNNKARKSA